The proteins below are encoded in one region of Bacillus alveayuensis:
- a CDS encoding hypothetical protein (product_source=Hypo-rule applied; pfam=PF11118; superfamily=81321; transmembrane_helix_parts=Inside_1_4,TMhelix_5_24,Outside_25_38,TMhelix_39_61,Inside_62_87): MARLIALIIMVIPGIFSAYGIKLMRDMLFGILQPPFPYLWLQFLIGFIFFLAGLSFIGGFILHRDRKRNKVQPRFVKKSAWRSPSDV, translated from the coding sequence ATGGCCAGATTAATAGCGTTAATCATCATGGTTATTCCTGGTATTTTTTCTGCTTATGGAATTAAATTAATGAGAGACATGTTATTCGGAATATTACAGCCACCATTTCCTTATTTATGGCTGCAATTTTTAATTGGCTTCATTTTTTTCCTTGCTGGACTTTCGTTTATTGGAGGATTTATTTTACATCGCGATCGTAAGCGTAATAAGGTTCAGCCGCGTTTCGTAAAAAAAAGTGCTTGGCGCTCGCCTAGCGACGTATGA
- a CDS encoding PAS domain S-box-containing protein (product_source=TIGR00229; cath_funfam=1.10.10.60,1.10.8.60,3.30.450.20,3.40.50.300,3.40.50.720; cog=COG3829; pfam=PF00158,PF00989,PF02954; smart=SM00091,SM00382; superfamily=46689,51735,52540,55785; tigrfam=TIGR00229) encodes MQKVLLIGAGKGGTALLKRLSRMKMLKIIAVVDLNPHSPGMKLARSLGIFTSTDWKPLLSGQIDIVIETTGHHQIFEELMKEKKKETIIIPGSIAYIMYQLIEEKEALIEKLQEETYIQETIFNSTNDGMIGIDVHERVFLFNKTAEKVTGIHKEKVMGKPIQDFIPTSGLPRVLKSKQIEINQQFVLNNGVSIVATRIPIIDEKGKLYGALSIFKEFTEVEHLAEEITNLKEIQTMLQAIIQSSEEAISVVDEKGRGLLINRAYTRMTGLTEEEVIGKPAEIDISEGESMHMKVLKTRRAVRGARMKVGPNKKDVIVNVAPIIVDGKLKGSVGVIHDVSEIQMLTTELNRARQIIRTLEAKYSFDDIIGESEEMKVVIEQAKLGATTPVTVLLRGESGTGKELFAHAIHNASDRKYNKFIRVNCAAISETLLESELFGYEEGAFSGAKRGGKRGYFEEANNGSIFLDEIGELSAHMQAKLLRVLQEREIIRVGGTKPIPVNVRVIAATNVNLEKAMAEGKFREDLYYRLNRYPISIPPLRHRKGDIPALCAYLIRKINQDYGRNVEGATDEVIDAFMNYHWPGNVRELENVLGRAIIFMNHHETVIQSHHLPSLEVQKERKKINIIDHTNNATLSELMDQFEEKIIRKALEENGFNRTKTAQKLGISLRNLYYKMEKYNIAKHNTQKFS; translated from the coding sequence ATGCAAAAAGTATTGCTCATCGGTGCTGGAAAAGGTGGCACTGCTCTTCTTAAAAGACTGTCTAGAATGAAAATGTTGAAAATTATTGCAGTTGTAGATTTAAACCCCCATTCACCTGGAATGAAATTAGCTCGATCACTCGGAATTTTTACGAGTACAGACTGGAAGCCGTTATTATCAGGACAAATTGATATCGTAATCGAAACAACAGGTCATCACCAAATTTTTGAAGAGCTTATGAAAGAGAAAAAAAAGGAAACAATCATTATCCCGGGCTCGATTGCTTATATTATGTATCAGCTAATCGAAGAAAAAGAGGCATTAATAGAAAAATTGCAAGAAGAAACATATATACAAGAAACAATATTTAATTCTACAAACGATGGGATGATTGGGATTGATGTTCATGAACGAGTGTTTTTATTTAATAAAACAGCAGAAAAAGTTACAGGAATACATAAAGAAAAGGTAATGGGCAAGCCTATTCAAGATTTCATTCCGACGAGTGGCTTGCCGCGGGTGCTTAAATCGAAACAAATTGAGATAAATCAGCAGTTTGTTTTAAATAATGGGGTTTCGATCGTTGCCACAAGAATACCTATTATAGATGAAAAGGGAAAGCTATATGGAGCTTTGTCGATTTTTAAAGAATTTACGGAAGTTGAACATCTGGCAGAAGAAATTACAAATTTAAAAGAGATCCAAACGATGTTACAGGCGATTATTCAATCATCAGAGGAAGCGATATCAGTCGTTGATGAAAAGGGCCGCGGGCTCTTAATTAATCGAGCCTATACACGAATGACAGGTTTAACAGAGGAAGAAGTGATTGGGAAACCAGCTGAGATTGACATTTCTGAAGGTGAAAGCATGCATATGAAGGTGTTGAAAACTCGTAGAGCTGTTCGGGGAGCACGAATGAAGGTTGGTCCAAATAAAAAGGATGTTATTGTTAATGTTGCTCCAATCATTGTTGATGGGAAATTAAAGGGAAGCGTTGGCGTTATTCACGATGTTTCAGAAATCCAAATGTTAACAACGGAATTGAACCGGGCACGACAAATTATCCGTACATTAGAGGCAAAATATTCATTCGATGACATTATTGGAGAAAGTGAGGAAATGAAGGTTGTTATTGAACAAGCAAAATTAGGGGCGACAACACCTGTGACTGTTTTATTAAGGGGAGAATCAGGAACGGGGAAAGAATTGTTTGCTCATGCTATTCATAATGCCAGTGATCGAAAATACAATAAATTCATTCGTGTAAACTGCGCTGCTATTTCTGAAACTTTGCTCGAAAGCGAACTTTTTGGTTATGAAGAAGGGGCTTTTTCCGGAGCAAAGCGCGGTGGAAAAAGAGGATACTTTGAAGAAGCGAATAACGGAAGTATTTTTTTAGATGAAATTGGCGAATTATCGGCACATATGCAAGCAAAATTATTAAGAGTTTTACAGGAGCGTGAAATCATTCGTGTTGGCGGTACAAAACCAATACCAGTCAATGTAAGAGTAATTGCTGCTACGAATGTAAATCTCGAAAAAGCGATGGCTGAGGGAAAATTTCGTGAAGATTTATATTATCGTTTAAATCGTTATCCAATTTCAATACCTCCTTTACGGCATCGGAAAGGAGATATTCCAGCATTATGCGCCTATTTAATAAGAAAAATAAACCAAGATTATGGACGAAATGTAGAAGGTGCTACGGACGAGGTAATCGATGCTTTCATGAATTATCATTGGCCTGGAAATGTTCGAGAGTTAGAGAATGTGTTAGGACGGGCCATCATTTTTATGAACCATCATGAAACGGTGATTCAGTCACACCACCTTCCTTCCTTAGAAGTTCAAAAAGAGAGGAAGAAAATAAATATTATCGATCATACTAATAATGCCACTTTATCTGAATTAATGGATCAGTTTGAAGAAAAGATTATTAGAAAAGCTCTTGAAGAAAATGGCTTTAATCGGACAAAGACAGCACAAAAACTAGGCATTTCCTTACGAAATTTATATTACAAGATGGAAAAATACAACATTGCAAAACATAACACGCAAAAATTTTCATAG
- a CDS encoding phosphate butyryltransferase (product_source=KO:K00634; cath_funfam=3.40.50.10750; cog=COG0280; ko=KO:K00634; pfam=PF01515; superfamily=53659; tigrfam=TIGR02706), whose translation MKLEDLLTKAAQLEDKTVAVAQAEDEEVIEAVYTSLEKRLARFILFGEEEKIRFYLKEKGIREDGVKIVHTTSKEMSAEMAVKAVKAREADVLMKGNIPTATILKAVLNKEYGLRTGKVLSHVAVFEVPEYDRFIIVTDAAMNIAPDLHQKSQIITNAVEIANSIEINLPKVAPIAAVETVNPAMQATLDAAALTQMNKRGQIKNCIVDGPLALDNAVSMKAAEHKGIKSEVAGQADVLLVPAIEAGNILYKSLIYFAKAKVGAVIAGAKAPIVLTSRADSAESKLYSLALAICSAK comes from the coding sequence ATGAAGCTAGAAGATTTACTTACAAAAGCAGCCCAATTGGAAGATAAAACGGTTGCCGTTGCACAGGCGGAGGATGAAGAAGTAATAGAAGCCGTTTATACTTCACTAGAAAAACGATTAGCTCGTTTTATCCTTTTTGGAGAGGAAGAAAAAATTCGTTTTTATTTAAAAGAAAAGGGTATTCGGGAAGATGGGGTGAAAATTGTTCATACAACTTCTAAGGAAATGTCAGCTGAAATGGCTGTCAAAGCAGTAAAGGCAAGAGAAGCAGATGTGTTAATGAAAGGAAATATCCCAACTGCTACGATTTTAAAAGCGGTATTAAATAAAGAATATGGATTACGTACAGGAAAAGTATTATCACACGTTGCTGTTTTCGAAGTTCCTGAATATGACCGGTTCATCATTGTAACAGATGCAGCGATGAATATAGCACCTGATTTACATCAAAAGTCTCAAATTATAACAAATGCTGTTGAAATTGCAAACTCAATCGAAATTAATTTGCCAAAAGTTGCACCAATAGCAGCAGTTGAGACGGTTAATCCAGCCATGCAGGCAACACTAGATGCTGCAGCACTAACCCAAATGAATAAAAGAGGACAAATAAAAAATTGTATAGTTGATGGACCGCTTGCGCTAGATAATGCCGTTTCAATGAAAGCGGCTGAACATAAAGGGATTAAGAGTGAAGTAGCAGGTCAAGCTGATGTTTTATTAGTTCCAGCTATTGAGGCCGGAAATATTTTGTATAAATCATTAATTTACTTTGCTAAAGCGAAAGTGGGAGCTGTGATTGCAGGGGCAAAGGCACCGATTGTATTAACAAGTCGAGCAGATTCTGCTGAGAGCAAACTTTACTCTCTAGCATTAGCAATATGTTCAGCAAAATAA
- a CDS encoding leucine dehydrogenase (product_source=KO:K00263; cath_funfam=3.40.50.10860,3.40.50.720; cog=COG0334; ko=KO:K00263; pfam=PF00208,PF02812; smart=SM00839; superfamily=51735,53223) → MEIFKYMEKYDYEQLLFCQDEQSGLKAIIAIHDTTLGPALGGTRMWTYDSEDAAIEDALRLARGMTYKNAAAGLNLGGGKTVIIGDPRKDKNEAMFRAFGRFIQGLNGRYITAEDVGTTVADMDIIYEETDYVTGISPAFGSSGNPSPVTAYGVYRGMKAAAKEAFGSDSLEGKVIAVQGVGNVAYNLCRHLYEEGAQLIVTDINKEAVQRVAEEFGAKAVDPSEIYRVDCDIFAPCALGGIINDETIPQLKAKVIAGAANNQLREPKHGDKIHEMGIVYAPDYVINAGGVINVADELYGYNRERAMKKVEQIYNNIEKVFEIAKRDHIPTYVAADRLAEERIETMRKSRSQFLQNGQHILSRRHTR, encoded by the coding sequence ATGGAAATTTTTAAATATATGGAAAAATATGACTATGAGCAGCTGCTATTTTGTCAAGATGAACAATCAGGTTTAAAAGCGATTATTGCGATTCATGACACAACACTCGGCCCTGCACTTGGCGGTACGCGGATGTGGACGTATGATTCTGAAGACGCTGCCATTGAAGATGCTCTACGTTTAGCAAGAGGAATGACATACAAAAATGCAGCAGCTGGGTTAAATCTTGGTGGTGGCAAAACCGTTATTATCGGAGATCCCCGCAAAGATAAAAATGAAGCAATGTTCCGTGCATTTGGCCGTTTTATCCAAGGGCTAAATGGACGTTATATTACAGCTGAAGATGTCGGTACAACGGTTGCGGACATGGATATTATATACGAAGAAACGGATTACGTAACAGGAATTTCACCAGCGTTTGGTTCATCTGGAAATCCATCACCTGTCACAGCATACGGCGTTTATCGTGGAATGAAAGCAGCTGCGAAAGAAGCTTTCGGTTCAGATTCTTTAGAAGGTAAAGTAATTGCTGTCCAAGGTGTTGGAAACGTTGCATACAACTTATGCCGCCATTTATATGAAGAAGGAGCTCAGCTAATTGTTACGGACATTAACAAAGAAGCAGTACAACGTGTAGCAGAAGAATTCGGAGCAAAAGCTGTAGATCCTAGCGAAATTTATCGTGTTGATTGTGACATTTTTGCTCCATGTGCACTTGGAGGAATTATTAACGACGAGACGATTCCGCAATTAAAAGCAAAAGTGATTGCTGGCGCTGCCAACAACCAACTTCGTGAACCTAAGCATGGTGATAAAATTCATGAAATGGGTATTGTTTATGCACCTGATTATGTCATAAACGCTGGCGGTGTGATTAACGTAGCAGATGAATTATATGGTTATAATCGTGAGCGCGCAATGAAGAAGGTTGAACAAATTTACAACAATATTGAAAAAGTATTTGAAATCGCAAAGCGTGATCACATTCCAACATATGTTGCGGCTGATCGTCTTGCCGAAGAACGAATTGAAACAATGCGTAAATCTCGCAGCCAATTTTTACAAAATGGTCAACATATTTTAAGTCGTCGTCACACTCGTTAA
- a CDS encoding butyrate kinase (product_source=KO:K00929; cath_funfam=3.30.420.40; cog=COG3426; ko=KO:K00929; pfam=PF00871; superfamily=53067; tigrfam=TIGR02707), translating into MQDRDYRILVINPGSTSTKIGVFDGERSIFEKTIRHDAEKIHSFPTIIDQYEFRKQTILDALDEEGINISKLSAVCGRGGLLRPIEGGTYKVNEAMLEDLRNGYAGQHASNLGGILANEIASGLNIPAYIVDPVVVDEMEPIAKISGVPSIERKSIFHALNQKAVARKVAATFHKKYEEMNFIIAHMGGGITVGVHRKGRVIDVNNGLHGDGPFSPERAGTVPAGALVELCFSGEYYRDEIMKKLVGQGGLVGYLGTNDAVEVEKMIENGNEKAKLIYDAMAYQIAKEIGAASAVLKGKVDAIVLTGGLAYGKKFVKQISSYIDWIADVMVYPGENELQALAEGALRVLRGEEKAKEYPGKRLKEKVLS; encoded by the coding sequence GTGCAAGATCGTGATTACAGAATTCTTGTCATTAATCCTGGCTCAACCTCAACAAAAATAGGCGTGTTTGATGGAGAGCGTTCAATTTTTGAAAAGACGATTCGCCATGACGCGGAAAAAATACATTCATTTCCTACTATTATTGATCAATATGAGTTTCGTAAACAGACGATTTTAGACGCTTTAGACGAAGAGGGGATCAATATTTCAAAATTGAGTGCTGTTTGCGGACGCGGAGGATTATTACGTCCGATTGAAGGGGGGACTTACAAGGTTAATGAGGCGATGCTAGAGGATTTACGAAATGGTTACGCAGGACAACATGCCTCAAACCTTGGCGGTATTTTAGCGAATGAAATTGCTTCAGGGCTTAATATTCCAGCCTATATTGTTGACCCGGTTGTAGTCGATGAAATGGAGCCAATTGCTAAAATATCTGGTGTACCTAGTATCGAACGAAAAAGTATTTTCCATGCACTAAATCAAAAAGCTGTCGCAAGAAAAGTTGCAGCAACTTTTCATAAAAAATATGAAGAAATGAATTTCATCATTGCCCATATGGGTGGTGGAATTACGGTAGGTGTTCATAGAAAGGGAAGGGTTATTGACGTTAATAACGGTCTGCACGGTGATGGTCCATTTAGTCCTGAACGGGCTGGAACGGTGCCAGCAGGAGCCCTTGTTGAGCTTTGTTTTTCAGGTGAATATTATCGTGATGAAATTATGAAAAAACTTGTAGGCCAAGGTGGTCTTGTCGGTTATTTAGGTACAAATGATGCGGTCGAAGTTGAAAAAATGATTGAAAATGGCAATGAAAAGGCGAAGTTAATCTATGATGCGATGGCTTATCAGATCGCCAAAGAAATTGGAGCAGCTAGTGCTGTATTAAAAGGAAAAGTTGATGCGATTGTACTTACTGGAGGGCTTGCATATGGAAAAAAATTCGTCAAACAAATTTCTTCCTATATCGATTGGATTGCCGATGTGATGGTGTACCCTGGGGAAAATGAATTGCAAGCATTAGCGGAAGGGGCCCTCCGTGTCCTTCGTGGTGAAGAAAAAGCAAAAGAATATCCGGGAAAACGTTTAAAAGAAAAAGTTCTTAGTTAA
- a CDS encoding dihydrolipoamide dehydrogenase (product_source=KO:K00382; cath_funfam=3.30.390.30,3.50.50.60; cog=COG1249; ko=KO:K00382; pfam=PF02852,PF07992; superfamily=51905,55424; tigrfam=TIGR01350): MATEYDLVILGGGTGGYVAAIRASQLGLKTAVVEKGKLGGTCLHAGCIPSKALLRSAEVFATAKRSEEFGVETTGVQLNFLKVQERKQKIIDQLHNGVKHLMKKGNIDVYEGTGRILGPSIFSPMPGTISVEFNNGEENEILIPQNVIIATGSRPRTLPGLDIDGENVLTSDEALQMEKLPKSIIIIGGGVIGIEWASMLHDFGVEVTVLEYADRILPTEDREISKEMERLMKKKGIHIVTNAKVLPETLKKGDSISISAEHNGEEKSFTAEKILVSVGRQANTEGIGLENTDIQVENGYIATNEVYQTKESHIYAIGDVIGGLQLAHVASHEGIVAVEHIAGKHPSPIDYTLVSKCVYSNPEIASVGLTEDEAKEKGYQVKVGKFSFRAIGKALVFGDSDGFVKLVADQTTDDLLGVHMIGPHVTDMISEAGLALVLDATPWEIGHTIHPHPTLSEAIGEAALAVDGKAIHS, translated from the coding sequence ATGGCAACTGAATACGATTTAGTCATATTAGGCGGCGGTACTGGCGGGTACGTTGCAGCTATTCGGGCATCACAATTAGGATTAAAAACGGCTGTAGTAGAAAAAGGAAAATTAGGCGGTACGTGTTTGCACGCTGGATGTATTCCAAGTAAAGCTTTATTGCGTAGTGCAGAAGTTTTCGCAACAGCTAAACGTAGTGAAGAGTTTGGTGTAGAGACAACAGGTGTTCAATTAAACTTTTTAAAAGTACAAGAACGTAAGCAAAAAATTATTGACCAGCTTCATAATGGTGTCAAGCATTTAATGAAAAAGGGGAATATTGATGTTTATGAGGGAACTGGTCGTATATTAGGTCCATCTATTTTTTCCCCAATGCCAGGTACGATATCTGTTGAGTTCAACAATGGTGAAGAAAATGAAATATTAATACCGCAAAATGTGATTATTGCAACGGGCTCTCGTCCGCGTACGTTGCCAGGCCTTGACATTGATGGCGAGAATGTCTTGACTTCGGATGAAGCACTGCAAATGGAGAAATTACCAAAGTCCATCATCATTATCGGTGGTGGAGTCATTGGTATTGAATGGGCTTCCATGCTTCATGACTTTGGTGTAGAAGTGACAGTTCTTGAATATGCCGATCGAATTTTACCTACAGAAGACCGTGAAATTTCAAAGGAAATGGAACGTCTCATGAAGAAAAAAGGAATTCACATTGTGACAAATGCAAAAGTTCTTCCTGAAACATTGAAAAAAGGTGATAGCATCTCCATTTCAGCAGAACATAACGGGGAAGAGAAATCCTTCACAGCAGAAAAAATTCTCGTTTCCGTCGGCCGACAAGCTAATACGGAAGGAATTGGTCTAGAAAATACAGACATTCAAGTGGAAAACGGCTATATCGCAACAAATGAAGTTTATCAAACGAAAGAATCACACATTTATGCGATTGGAGATGTTATTGGTGGATTACAGCTTGCTCACGTTGCATCACATGAAGGTATTGTAGCTGTTGAGCATATAGCTGGAAAACATCCATCACCAATTGATTACACGCTAGTTTCAAAATGTGTGTACTCGAACCCTGAAATAGCAAGTGTTGGCTTAACAGAGGATGAGGCGAAAGAAAAAGGTTATCAGGTCAAGGTCGGGAAGTTTTCGTTTCGGGCGATTGGAAAGGCGCTCGTATTTGGCGATTCGGACGGATTTGTGAAACTTGTCGCTGATCAAACAACAGATGATTTGCTTGGAGTGCATATGATTGGACCACATGTAACCGATATGATTTCTGAAGCAGGATTAGCACTCGTTTTAGATGCAACTCCTTGGGAGATTGGGCATACAATTCACCCTCATCCCACACTGTCAGAAGCTATTGGTGAAGCTGCACTTGCCGTTGATGGAAAAGCTATTCATAGCTAA
- a CDS encoding 2-oxoisovalerate dehydrogenase E1 component alpha subunit (product_source=KO:K00166; cath_funfam=3.40.50.970; cog=COG1071; ko=KO:K00166; pfam=PF00676; superfamily=52518) yields MAENRHKELGLTDQDVLEMYETMLLARKIDERMWLLNRSGKIPFVISCQGQEAAQVGAAFALDRGKDYVCPYYRDMGVVLTFGMTARDLMLSGFAKAEDPSSGGRQMPGHFGQKKNRIVTGSSPVTTQVPHAVGIALAGKMEKKDFVTFVTFGEGSSNQGDFHEGANFAGVHKLPVIFMCENNKYAISVPIEKQLACEKVSDRAIGYGMPGFTVDGNDPLEVYKVVKEARERAIRGEGPTLIETVSYRLTPHSSDDDDRSYREQEEVAEAKKNDPIAKFAAYLKQVGVMTEEQEKELLDKVMNIVNEATDYAENAPYAEPEHALKHVYAE; encoded by the coding sequence ATGGCTGAAAATCGTCATAAAGAATTAGGGTTGACAGATCAAGATGTACTAGAAATGTATGAAACAATGCTTTTAGCTCGAAAAATTGATGAGCGGATGTGGTTATTAAATCGTTCTGGGAAAATTCCGTTTGTCATTTCATGTCAAGGACAAGAAGCTGCACAAGTGGGGGCTGCCTTTGCTCTAGACCGTGGGAAAGATTATGTTTGTCCATATTATCGAGATATGGGAGTTGTTTTAACATTTGGCATGACGGCAAGAGATCTAATGCTTTCCGGATTTGCTAAAGCGGAAGATCCGAGCTCAGGTGGCCGGCAAATGCCAGGTCATTTTGGCCAAAAGAAAAATCGGATTGTAACAGGATCTTCACCTGTAACAACACAAGTCCCACATGCTGTTGGTATAGCCCTTGCTGGAAAAATGGAGAAAAAAGACTTCGTTACATTTGTAACATTCGGTGAAGGTTCATCAAACCAAGGTGATTTTCACGAGGGCGCCAATTTTGCAGGTGTACACAAATTACCAGTCATTTTCATGTGTGAAAACAACAAATATGCCATTTCTGTTCCAATTGAAAAGCAATTAGCTTGTGAAAAAGTATCAGACCGTGCCATCGGGTATGGTATGCCTGGTTTTACAGTTGATGGAAATGATCCTCTTGAAGTTTATAAAGTCGTCAAAGAAGCTAGAGAACGTGCCATTCGTGGTGAAGGTCCAACATTAATTGAAACTGTATCCTATCGTTTAACACCTCACTCTTCTGATGATGATGATCGAAGTTATCGTGAACAAGAAGAAGTAGCAGAAGCGAAGAAAAATGATCCGATCGCTAAATTTGCCGCTTACTTGAAGCAAGTGGGAGTAATGACAGAAGAACAAGAAAAAGAATTATTGGATAAAGTGATGAACATTGTCAATGAAGCAACGGACTATGCGGAAAACGCTCCATATGCAGAACCAGAACATGCCTTAAAACATGTTTATGCAGAGTAA
- a CDS encoding 2-oxoisovalerate dehydrogenase E1 component beta subunit (product_source=KO:K00167; cath_funfam=3.40.50.920,3.40.50.970; cog=COG0022; ko=KO:K00167; pfam=PF02779,PF02780; superfamily=52518,52922): MIVSYIDAVTMALREEMERDEKVFVLGEDVGKKGGVFKATQGLFEKFGEERVIDTPLAESAIAGVGIGAAMYGMRPVAEIQFADFIMPAVNQIISEAARIRYRSNNDWNCPITIRAPYGGGVHGALYHSQSVEAIFANQPGLKIVMPSTPYDVKGLLKAAIRDDDPVLFFEHKRAYRLIKGEVPEEEYVLPLGKADVKREGDDITVITYGLCVHFALQAAERLAKDGISAHIVDLRTVYPLDKEAIIEAASKTGKVLLVTEDNKEGSIMSEVSAIIAEHCLFDLDAPIKRLAGPDVPAMPYAPTMEKFFMVNPDKIEKAMRELAEF, encoded by the coding sequence ATGATAGTTTCTTATATTGATGCCGTTACAATGGCTCTACGTGAAGAAATGGAACGTGATGAGAAAGTTTTCGTTCTCGGTGAAGACGTTGGCAAAAAAGGTGGCGTATTTAAAGCAACACAAGGTTTATTTGAGAAATTTGGGGAAGAACGTGTTATTGACACCCCGCTTGCTGAGTCCGCTATTGCTGGAGTGGGAATCGGTGCTGCGATGTATGGGATGAGACCAGTTGCCGAAATACAATTTGCTGATTTTATTATGCCAGCTGTGAACCAAATTATTTCAGAAGCGGCTCGTATTCGTTATCGTTCCAATAACGATTGGAATTGTCCCATTACGATACGGGCACCATATGGCGGAGGTGTACACGGAGCATTATATCATTCGCAATCTGTTGAAGCTATTTTTGCGAACCAGCCTGGTTTAAAAATTGTGATGCCTTCTACACCTTATGATGTAAAAGGGTTATTAAAAGCAGCTATACGCGATGATGATCCGGTTTTATTTTTTGAGCATAAACGGGCGTACCGTTTAATTAAAGGGGAAGTTCCGGAAGAGGAATACGTACTACCGTTAGGAAAAGCGGATGTGAAGCGAGAAGGTGACGATATTACCGTTATTACGTACGGATTATGTGTGCATTTTGCTTTGCAAGCTGCAGAGCGTTTAGCGAAAGATGGGATTTCAGCTCATATTGTTGATTTACGCACCGTCTATCCACTTGATAAAGAAGCCATTATCGAAGCAGCTTCCAAAACAGGGAAAGTTCTTCTTGTTACAGAGGATAATAAAGAAGGAAGCATTATGAGCGAAGTATCAGCCATCATTGCTGAACATTGCTTGTTTGACTTAGATGCACCAATCAAGAGACTTGCTGGTCCTGATGTACCAGCGATGCCATATGCTCCAACAATGGAAAAATTCTTCATGGTAAATCCAGATAAAATTGAAAAAGCAATGCGTGAACTAGCAGAATTTTAA